In Micromonospora sp. WMMD980, the following are encoded in one genomic region:
- the tkt gene encoding transketolase — protein MAAKRPELPALNWSDLDRRAVDTVRVLAMDAVEKSGNGHPGTAMSLAPAAYLLFNRVMRHNPTDPNWPGRDRFVLSAGHSSLTLYIQLFLAGYPLALDDLKALRQWGSLTPGHPEHGHTPGVETTTGPLGQGLGNAVGMAMAARRERGLFDSEPDRADSPFRHDIWCIASDGDIEEGITHEVSALAGHQQLGNLCVIYDDNEISIEDDTRIAKSEDVAARYEAYGWHVQTVDWRSGDADQGDYHEDVEALYQALLAARAETGKPSFIALRTIIGWPAPNKQNTGKIHGSALGADEVKATKEILGFDPQRTFEVDEEVLKHARQVVERGTQAQAEWDKGFDAWAKANPERKALWDRMATRTLPTGWTDALPTFPADAKGVATRAASGKVLEALAPVLPELWGGSADLAESNNTTMKGEPSFVPAGHATKDFPGDEYGRTLHFGIREHGMGAILNGIALHGGTRPYGGTFLVFSDYMRPSVRLAALMKLPVTYVWTHDSIGLGEDGPTHQPIEHLSALRAIPGLDVVRPADANETAWAWRQALEHTDRPTALALSRQALPTIDRTEFGPAEGTAKGGYVLAEASNGKPQVIIVGTGSEVQLCLTARERLEADGTPTRVVSMPCQEWFFAQDEAYRESVLPRGVKARVSVEAGIAMSWRAIVGDSGECVSIEHYGASAPYTVLFEQFGFTPDRIVAAAHAALTRVGDITGFTTGN, from the coding sequence GTGGCTGCGAAACGACCCGAGCTTCCCGCTCTCAACTGGTCCGACCTCGACCGCAGGGCCGTCGACACGGTCCGGGTGCTGGCCATGGACGCCGTGGAGAAATCCGGCAACGGCCACCCGGGCACGGCGATGAGCCTCGCCCCGGCGGCCTACCTGCTCTTCAACCGGGTCATGCGGCACAATCCGACCGACCCGAACTGGCCCGGTCGAGACCGGTTCGTGCTGTCCGCCGGGCACTCCAGCCTGACGCTCTACATCCAGCTCTTCCTCGCCGGCTACCCGCTGGCCCTGGACGACCTCAAGGCGCTGCGCCAGTGGGGCTCGCTCACCCCGGGCCACCCGGAGCACGGCCACACCCCGGGCGTGGAGACCACCACCGGCCCGCTCGGCCAGGGCCTCGGCAACGCGGTCGGCATGGCCATGGCCGCCCGCCGCGAGCGGGGCCTGTTCGACAGCGAGCCGGACCGCGCCGACTCCCCGTTCCGGCACGACATCTGGTGCATCGCCTCCGACGGCGACATCGAGGAGGGCATCACCCACGAGGTCAGCGCGCTCGCCGGCCACCAGCAGCTCGGCAACCTCTGCGTGATCTACGACGACAACGAGATCTCGATCGAGGACGACACCCGGATCGCCAAGAGCGAGGACGTGGCGGCCCGCTACGAGGCGTACGGCTGGCACGTGCAGACCGTCGACTGGCGCAGCGGCGACGCCGACCAGGGCGACTACCACGAGGACGTGGAGGCGCTCTACCAGGCGCTGCTGGCCGCCAGGGCGGAGACCGGCAAGCCGTCGTTCATCGCGCTGCGCACCATCATCGGCTGGCCCGCGCCGAACAAGCAGAACACCGGCAAGATCCACGGCTCGGCGCTCGGCGCGGACGAGGTCAAGGCCACCAAGGAGATCCTCGGCTTCGACCCGCAGCGCACCTTCGAGGTCGACGAGGAGGTGCTCAAGCACGCCCGCCAGGTGGTCGAGCGCGGCACGCAGGCGCAGGCCGAGTGGGACAAGGGGTTCGACGCCTGGGCGAAGGCCAACCCGGAGCGCAAGGCGCTGTGGGACCGGATGGCCACCCGTACCCTGCCGACCGGCTGGACCGACGCGCTGCCCACCTTCCCGGCGGACGCCAAGGGCGTCGCCACCCGGGCCGCCTCCGGCAAGGTCCTGGAGGCGCTCGCCCCGGTGCTGCCGGAGCTGTGGGGCGGCTCCGCCGACCTGGCCGAGAGCAACAACACCACCATGAAGGGCGAGCCGTCGTTCGTCCCGGCCGGGCACGCCACCAAGGACTTCCCGGGTGACGAGTACGGCCGCACGCTGCACTTCGGCATCCGCGAGCACGGCATGGGGGCGATCCTCAACGGCATCGCGCTGCACGGCGGCACCCGCCCCTACGGCGGCACGTTCCTGGTGTTCAGCGACTACATGCGCCCGTCGGTGCGGCTCGCCGCGCTGATGAAGCTGCCGGTGACCTACGTCTGGACGCACGACTCGATCGGTCTCGGCGAGGACGGCCCCACCCACCAGCCGATCGAGCACCTGAGCGCGCTGCGGGCCATCCCCGGCCTGGACGTGGTCCGCCCGGCCGACGCCAACGAGACGGCCTGGGCGTGGCGGCAGGCGCTGGAGCACACCGACCGGCCGACCGCGCTGGCGCTGAGCCGGCAGGCGCTGCCGACCATCGACCGCACCGAGTTCGGCCCCGCCGAGGGCACCGCCAAGGGCGGCTACGTGCTGGCCGAGGCGTCCAACGGCAAGCCGCAGGTGATCATCGTCGGCACCGGCTCCGAGGTGCAGCTCTGCCTCACCGCCCGGGAGCGGCTGGAGGCCGACGGCACCCCCACCCGGGTGGTGTCCATGCCGTGCCAGGAATGGTTCTTCGCGCAGGACGAGGCGTACCGGGAGTCGGTGCTGCCGCGCGGGGTAAAGGCACGGGTGAGCGTGGAGGCGGGCATCGCGATGTCGTGGCGGGCGATCGTCGGCGACAGCGGCGAGTGCGTGAGCATCGAGCACTACGGCGCGAGCGCGCCCTACACCGTGCTCTTCGAGCAGTTCGGGTTCACCCCCGACCGGATCGTGGCCGCCGCGCACGCGGCGCTGACCCGGGTGGGCGACATCACCGGTTTCACGACCGGCAACTGA